Sequence from the Desulfotignum phosphitoxidans DSM 13687 genome:
TCCGCCTCGAGTTTCATCATGCACTCATGGCATTCCAGCTCGATATTGGGCACGTCCCCATATTTTTCCTTGATCTCCTCTTCGGTCATAGCGGATGTCGCAGTACATCCGCACCGGGGACAGGAAGTGTTGATTCTGTATTTTTTTCCCATCACATCCTCCTTTACTCTTTTCCGGTAATTCTCGGATCATTGGGTGTTCCCGCACAATCCGGGGTGTAACATGAATTGTCCACAAATGTGCAGTCTTTCTTGCAACTCGGACATTTTTCCGGCGGGGTGTCCGTTTCTAAATTGTATCCGCATTGATCACAAATCCAGCTGGTCATAACAGCCTCCTTACATGGTTTTTAGGTAAGTTTTTATTCAATCTGCCAGCATACTGTTTAAATGATGGTTCAAGAATACTACAATCAAGAAGCATGCCGGATATCTTTTCTCAATCGACAAAAGAAGTGCTTTCTTACAAAATACCACAATACCGGCCATCGTCAAACATAAATATCCGGATTATACCGGGAGCTCTGCTGTGGAAACGATGACCGGTCCTGATGAATATCCGTCAATCCTTGAGTTAATCCGGTACTTATGATAACGATAATCACACATATTCAAAAATCATATATCAAGGAGATGCGGGCTTGCTTTCAGATATTGAACAATCCAGGCTGGCCATATCAAAAGCAACCGACCCGAAGAAAAAATCCCGGCTGGGACAGTTTTTCACACCGGCAACCATTGCAAGATTCATGGCGGAACTGTTCACCCCAAACAGCCACAGCCATTGCCGTCTACTCGACCCTGGCGCAGGGATCGGTTCTCTTTGTGATGCTTTTCTGAACCGGTGGATTTCCGGTGATCTCAAATTCAAGAATGTCCATCTGGATGCGTTTGAAATCGATCCTTTTTTACAGCCATATTTAATGCAGACATTGGGAAAATATGAAAACATCTCCGGTTTTTCCATGCATATAGATATCTCCGATTTTATTATAACCGCATCTGAAGGGATATCCGGCAACCTTTTTGTCAAACCGCTTCCCAGTTACACCCATGCCATTTTAAACCCACCCTACAAAAAAATCCGAAGCGATTCAAAACACCGTTCCGCCCTGCGGCGGGCCGGCATCGAAACGGTGAACCTGTATTCCGCATTCCTGGCATTGTCGCTGTCTCTGCTCAAACACCAGGGAGAACTGGTTGCCATTGTTCCACGCAGTTTCTGCAACGGTCCCTATTACCGCCGGTTTCGTAAATTCCTCTTAACCCAGGCTGCCATCAAGCAGATCCATTTATTTTTGTCACGCAGCAAAGCATTCAAAGATGATGATGTGCTCCAGGAAAATATTATTATCCATCTTGAAAAAAAAGGGGAAAAAAGGCCGATCAAAATATCCACCTCAACAGATGACCATTTTTATGACCTGACCAGTCAAAACTATCCGGTTGAAAAAATCGTATTGCCCGATGACACGGAACAATTCATTCATATCCCGA
This genomic interval carries:
- a CDS encoding Eco57I restriction-modification methylase domain-containing protein is translated as MLSDIEQSRLAISKATDPKKKSRLGQFFTPATIARFMAELFTPNSHSHCRLLDPGAGIGSLCDAFLNRWISGDLKFKNVHLDAFEIDPFLQPYLMQTLGKYENISGFSMHIDISDFIITASEGISGNLFVKPLPSYTHAILNPPYKKIRSDSKHRSALRRAGIETVNLYSAFLALSLSLLKHQGELVAIVPRSFCNGPYYRRFRKFLLTQAAIKQIHLFLSRSKAFKDDDVLQENIIIHLEKKGEKRPIKISTSTDDHFYDLTSQNYPVEKIVLPDDTEQFIHIPTASAVASIAQGKNISWTLSDLKINISTGPVVDFRVKEHLRKMPGPDAVPLLYPAHFNSQGSEWPKPDIKKPNAIQRNNETEKWLLPNDFYCVVRRFSSKEEKRRVMANVVNPADFPEMTLLGFENHLNVFHANKQGLPKTLAYGLMVFLNSTALDEYFRTFNGHTQVNATDLKQIKYPSRDVLMALGEWALNQLELTQKTIDEKLEAITA
- a CDS encoding rubredoxin-like domain-containing protein; protein product: MTSWICDQCGYNLETDTPPEKCPSCKKDCTFVDNSCYTPDCAGTPNDPRITGKE